From a single Fusobacterium pseudoperiodonticum genomic region:
- a CDS encoding ABC transporter ATP-binding protein — protein MFKEMLKLLTKTGKRDLIISSVFFALYGLSSIAMIVIVFSILFQIFDGTSLASLYKYFIAIGLLVVFKGICNMVADIKKHSAGFDIVQQIRERMIIKLKKFSLGFYTNERLGEINTILHKDVDNMSLVVGHMWSRMFGDFLIGAVVFVGLASINFKLAIMMAVSVPIALIFLYLTIKESERIENHNNSALLDMVSLFVEYVRGIPVLKSFSNNKSLDNELMNKTKKFGETSKAASRFKAKQLSIFDFLLDIGYLVLLIAGAILVIKGSLDVLHFIIFAVISKEFYKPFASMEQHYTYYVSAVDSYERLSRILYADVISDKVNGIIPKYNDIAFENIDFSYKKDEFKMEKLSFSIAEKSMTALVGESGSGKTTITNLLLRFYDVHKGKITLGGTDIRDIPYDELLERISIVMQNVQLFDNTIEENIRVGKKGATKEEIIEAAKKAKIHDFIMSLPKGYETDIGENGGILSGGQRQRISIARAFLKDAPILILDEMTSNVDPVNESLIQDAITELAKNRTVLVVAHHLKTIQKADQILVFQKGNLLEKGKHEELLDKNGYYTKLWKAQYEV, from the coding sequence ATGTTTAAAGAAATGTTAAAACTACTTACAAAAACCGGCAAGAGAGATTTGATTATATCAAGTGTATTCTTTGCCCTTTATGGACTAAGCTCCATAGCCATGATTGTTATCGTATTTTCTATACTGTTCCAAATCTTTGATGGAACGAGCTTAGCAAGCCTATATAAATATTTTATTGCGATTGGATTACTTGTAGTCTTCAAAGGTATTTGTAATATGGTCGCAGATATAAAAAAGCATAGTGCAGGTTTTGATATTGTTCAGCAAATCAGAGAACGCATGATTATCAAATTAAAGAAATTTAGTTTAGGTTTTTATACAAATGAAAGATTAGGAGAAATCAATACAATTTTACACAAAGATGTTGATAATATGTCCCTTGTTGTAGGACATATGTGGTCAAGAATGTTTGGCGATTTTTTGATAGGTGCAGTCGTATTTGTTGGTCTTGCAAGTATTAATTTTAAACTTGCCATTATGATGGCTGTATCTGTTCCGATTGCACTTATCTTTCTATATCTAACAATTAAGGAATCTGAAAGAATTGAAAATCACAACAACTCAGCACTTCTTGATATGGTTAGCTTATTTGTTGAATATGTTAGAGGAATACCTGTACTAAAGAGTTTTTCAAACAATAAGAGCTTGGATAATGAGCTTATGAATAAGACAAAAAAGTTTGGAGAAACAAGTAAAGCAGCTTCAAGATTCAAGGCAAAACAGTTATCTATATTTGATTTTTTACTGGATATTGGATATTTAGTTCTTTTAATTGCAGGAGCAATACTTGTTATAAAGGGAAGTCTTGATGTACTTCATTTTATTATCTTTGCAGTAATTTCAAAAGAATTTTATAAACCATTCGCTTCTATGGAACAACACTATACGTACTATGTTTCGGCGGTAGATAGTTACGAAAGACTCTCAAGAATTTTATATGCAGATGTAATCTCAGATAAAGTAAATGGAATTATTCCGAAATATAATGATATAGCTTTTGAAAACATAGATTTTTCCTATAAAAAAGATGAATTTAAAATGGAAAAATTGAGCTTTTCTATTGCTGAAAAATCAATGACAGCCTTAGTTGGAGAATCAGGTAGTGGAAAGACTACTATAACCAACTTGCTTTTAAGATTTTATGATGTGCATAAAGGAAAAATTACACTCGGAGGAACTGATATAAGAGATATTCCTTATGATGAGCTTCTAGAACGTATCAGTATTGTCATGCAAAATGTTCAACTGTTTGATAACACGATCGAAGAAAACATCAGGGTAGGTAAAAAAGGAGCAACGAAAGAAGAAATCATTGAAGCTGCAAAGAAAGCAAAGATACATGATTTCATTATGAGTTTACCAAAAGGTTATGAAACTGATATTGGAGAAAATGGTGGGATTTTATCAGGTGGACAAAGACAAAGAATATCTATTGCAAGAGCTTTTCTAAAAGATGCACCTATTTTAATTCTTGATGAAATGACAAGTAATGTTGATCCTGTAAATGAATCTTTGATACAAGACGCCATTACAGAACTTGCAAAGAATAGAACTGTACTTGTAGTGGCTCATCATTTAAAAACAATTCAAAAAGCTGACCAAATTCTCGTATTTCAAAAAGGCAATTTACTTGAAAAAGGAAAGCATGAGGAACTGCTTGATAAAAATGGTTACTACACAAAATTATGGAAAGCTCAGTATGAGGTATAA
- a CDS encoding GntP family permease, which yields MNVTFTITAILLSILLLVLLTIKVKLHPFFALTISAFFFGIISGHSIPDIIGAYSDGLGGTIAGIGVVIAIGTVMGSLLENSGAAETMAETILKITGKKNADIGLAVTGYFVSIPVFCDSAFVLLSPLAKRVSKDTGGSMTTMAVALAMGLHATHMLVPPTPGPLAVAGILGSNLGLVILCGMLVSIPVTIVAIIAGRIFGKKYYFLPEIEEAHVDEKNKKLPSAFMSFAPIIVPIILMLLKTVGSLEAKPFGTGALYNVFDSLGQTIVALFIGLIIAFFTYRSVYPDDKNVWTFDGIFGESLKTAGQIVLIVGAGGAFATVLKLSNLQEIVMNLFAGISIGIIVPYIIGAIFRTAIGSGTVGMITAASMLLPLLDVLGFNSPMGLVIAMLACAAGGFMVFHGNDDFFWVVVSTSGMKPEVAYKTFPIISVLQSVTALICVFILKIIFL from the coding sequence ATGAATGTAACATTTACTATTACGGCTATTTTATTATCAATTTTATTACTGGTTTTGTTAACAATTAAAGTTAAACTTCATCCATTCTTTGCATTAACAATTAGTGCTTTTTTCTTTGGGATAATATCGGGACACTCAATTCCAGATATAATTGGAGCATATTCAGATGGACTTGGAGGAACAATTGCTGGAATAGGAGTTGTTATAGCAATTGGAACTGTTATGGGATCTTTATTAGAAAATAGTGGTGCTGCTGAAACTATGGCTGAAACTATTTTAAAAATTACTGGAAAGAAAAATGCAGATATAGGTTTAGCTGTTACGGGTTATTTTGTTTCTATTCCTGTTTTTTGTGATTCAGCATTTGTTTTATTATCTCCATTAGCAAAAAGAGTAAGTAAAGATACAGGTGGAAGTATGACTACAATGGCTGTAGCACTGGCAATGGGACTTCATGCAACTCATATGTTGGTTCCACCAACTCCAGGACCTTTAGCTGTTGCTGGAATTTTAGGTTCTAATTTAGGGTTAGTTATTTTATGTGGAATGCTTGTTTCTATTCCTGTAACAATTGTTGCTATTATTGCAGGAAGAATTTTTGGAAAAAAATATTATTTTCTTCCTGAAATAGAAGAAGCTCATGTAGATGAAAAAAATAAAAAATTACCAAGTGCTTTCATGAGTTTTGCACCTATTATAGTACCAATAATTTTAATGTTATTAAAAACAGTTGGTAGTTTAGAAGCAAAACCTTTTGGAACAGGAGCATTATATAATGTTTTTGATTCTTTAGGACAAACTATAGTAGCACTATTTATTGGACTTATTATTGCATTTTTTACATATAGATCTGTTTATCCTGATGATAAAAATGTATGGACTTTTGATGGGATATTTGGAGAGTCTTTAAAAACAGCAGGACAAATTGTCTTAATTGTTGGAGCTGGAGGAGCTTTTGCAACAGTATTAAAGCTATCTAATTTACAAGAAATTGTAATGAATTTATTTGCTGGTATTTCTATAGGAATTATAGTTCCTTATATAATTGGAGCAATATTTAGAACTGCAATAGGTTCAGGAACAGTTGGAATGATAACAGCAGCTTCTATGTTACTACCATTATTAGATGTTCTTGGATTTAATTCACCAATGGGATTAGTAATTGCTATGCTAGCTTGTGCAGCTGGAGGATTTATGGTTTTCCACGGTAATGATGACTTTTTCTGGGTTGTTGTTTCTACATCAGGTATGAAACCTGAAGTTGCTTATAAAACTTTCCCAATTATCAGTGTACTTCAGTCAGTAACTGCACTTATTTGTGTTTTTATATTAAAAATTATTTTCTTATAA
- the dsdA gene encoding D-serine ammonia-lyase, which produces MDIKNIIVNNPLIRDMVDKKEVVWINPKEVNYSEYEKKLPINDEELKEAEERLKRFAPFIKKVFPETEETNGIIESPLEEISNMQKELEKKYNTEIPGKLYLKMDSHLPVAGSIKARGGVYEVLKHAEELAIEAGLLKLEDDYSILADKKFKDFFSKYKIQVGSTGNLGLSIGITSAALGFQVIVHMSADAKKWKKDMLRSKGVQVVEYESDYGKAVEEGRKNSDADPMSYFVDDEKSMNLFLGYTVAASRIKKQFDERGIVIDKEHPLIVYIPCGVGGAPGGVAYGLKRIFKENIYIFFVEPVLAPCMLLGMETGLHEEISVYDVGINGITHADGLAVARPSGLVGRLMDPILSGIFTVDDYKLYDYLRILNETENKRIEPSSCAAFEGVTSLLKYDESKKYIENKIGKNINNAYHVCWATGGRMVPKEDMERFLNTYLK; this is translated from the coding sequence ATGGATATAAAAAATATTATTGTTAATAACCCTTTAATAAGAGATATGGTAGATAAAAAAGAAGTTGTTTGGATAAATCCTAAAGAAGTAAATTATTCAGAATATGAAAAAAAACTTCCTATAAATGATGAAGAATTAAAAGAGGCAGAAGAAAGATTAAAACGTTTTGCACCTTTTATTAAAAAAGTTTTTCCAGAAACAGAAGAAACAAATGGAATTATTGAATCACCTTTAGAAGAAATATCTAATATGCAAAAAGAATTAGAAAAAAAATATAATACTGAAATTCCTGGAAAATTATATTTAAAAATGGATAGTCACCTACCAGTTGCAGGTTCTATAAAAGCTAGAGGAGGAGTTTATGAAGTTTTAAAACATGCAGAAGAGTTAGCAATAGAAGCAGGTTTATTAAAACTAGAAGATGATTATTCTATCTTAGCTGATAAAAAATTTAAAGATTTTTTCTCAAAATATAAAATTCAAGTTGGATCAACTGGAAATTTAGGTTTAAGTATAGGTATTACCAGTGCAGCTCTAGGATTCCAAGTAATTGTTCATATGTCAGCAGATGCTAAAAAATGGAAAAAAGATATGTTAAGATCAAAAGGTGTTCAAGTAGTTGAGTATGAAAGTGATTATGGAAAAGCTGTAGAAGAAGGAAGGAAAAATTCAGATGCAGATCCTATGAGTTATTTTGTAGATGATGAAAAATCAATGAATTTATTCCTAGGATATACAGTAGCTGCTTCAAGAATAAAAAAACAATTTGATGAAAGAGGGATTGTAATTGATAAAGAGCATCCTCTTATTGTTTATATTCCTTGTGGTGTTGGAGGAGCCCCTGGTGGAGTTGCTTATGGTCTTAAAAGAATATTTAAAGAAAATATATATATTTTCTTTGTTGAACCAGTATTAGCTCCTTGTATGCTATTAGGAATGGAAACAGGTTTACATGAAGAAATTAGTGTTTATGATGTAGGAATTAATGGAATTACACATGCAGATGGTTTAGCTGTAGCAAGACCTTCTGGTTTAGTTGGAAGGCTTATGGATCCAATCTTAAGTGGAATTTTTACTGTTGATGATTATAAACTATATGATTATTTAAGAATTTTAAATGAAACAGAAAATAAAAGAATAGAGCCATCTTCTTGTGCAGCATTTGAAGGAGTAACTTCTCTGTTAAAATATGATGAAAGCAAAAAATACATAGAAAATAAAATTGGAAAAAATATTAATAATGCATACCATGTATGTTGGGCAACAGGTGGAAGAATGGTTCCTAAGGAAGATATGGAAAGATTCTTAAATACTTATTTAAAATAA